The nucleotide sequence CTGACGGCCAGGTTGACGCGAAGCTTAAAACGGAAGCGCTGGAACGTATCCGCCGCAAACCGGCGGTACTCCAGGAACTGGCAAAGCCCTACAAAGAGCATGAACGTTTCCTCAATGCCATGATTCTTGGTTCCCAGGACCTGACACAGGGCGAAGGGGTGCATCTTCTCAGTATCCATGCTTCCAAAGGCCTGGAATATAAAGAGGTCTATGTCATAGACCTGATGGACGGGCGTTTCCCCAACCGAAAACTGATGGGTAAGGGGGGCAGCCTGGATGAGGAGCGGAGGCTCTTTTATGTGGCGGTGACCCGGGCCAAAGATATCCTCTATCTCAGTTTTGCCAAATACGACAGGATCAAAAAGGCACAGTTCGTGCCGTCGATATTCCTGTACGAAGCCGGAATGCTTAAAGAGGACGAAGAGTACAGAATGCTTGTGAAGAAAGAGGAAGCGAAAGAGGAGAAATAAGAGGACGCTGCGAGAGCGTCTTCTTTCTTAACCACGACCTTGAACGGCGTCGTTGAGTGACCACATTGGCAGGAAGATACCAAGGGCAAGCAGCAAAACCATGGCCGCAATGATAAAGAGCATGATCGGTTCGATCGCTTCGGCCAGACCATCGATAATCTGGTCAAAGCGCATCTTGTAATAGTCTGTGACTTTTTCCAACATTGAGTCAAGTTGACCACCCTGCTCACCGGCGGAGATCATCTGGATGATCATGTTCTCAAACAAACCGGTATCTGCAAGCCCCTCACTGAGCGATGACCCCTTTTCAACAGCCTGACGCACAGTTGACAATTTTTCCTGCAGGGGTAGATTGTCAATCATCGCAATTGACGTTTCGAGTGCGTCGGCAATCGGAATACCCGCTTTGACCAGAGCCGAAAAGACCAGCGTAAAACGGTTAAGCGTCGAGTACATGATCAGGTTCTTGATGAGATAGGTTTTTAGCAGGAGCTGGTGCCACCTGAATCTAAACTCCCGGTTGGTATTGAGCATATATCTGAAAATGATAATGAACACGATCAGAGCGGCTAGCACATAAGGGCCAAAGTTGTTGAAAAGATACTCCAGTTTCAACAGAATAATTGTCGGTAACGGCAGGTCGGCATGAAGCTCTTCAAAAATCTTTTTGAACTGCGGTACGACATAGGAGATCAGAATAGTGAATGCGACAGCCATGGCAATCATGACATTACGCGGGTAGGCCATTGCTTTTTTGAATTTGATAACGTTGCGCCGTATCTCTTCGAGCATATCGGCAAGCTGGTAGAGCGATTCAGCCATATTACCGGTCTGCTCACCGAGCTCGACCATCGCCAGCGTAAGCCCGCCGAGTTGGAAGCGAAAGTTCTCCATTGATTTAGACATGCTGGAACCAGAGTTGATGTCTTCAGCGATTGATGAAAAAATCTCTTCTAGTACAGGGTCGTTGGCTGCACGTGCAATTTCATTCAATGCATCGTGCACTGAGATCCCGGCATTAGTCATAACCGCTAGCTGCCGAATTGCAGCAATCAGGGAGTCTGGCTTAACCTTTTTCTTTTTGACATTGCCAATGACACGCTCTTTAAAGTGCTTAAGCTGGTCTTCCAGCGGTGCCGCACCTTCGGTGACATTGACGACGATCCCCGGATAACGTACTTTCGCAATATACATTGCCTCTTTTTTTCCGTCGGCATAAAAGCCGTGCTGTACCTTTTTACCTTTGGCCAGGACTGTTGCGAGATAGTATTTCATTCTTTTGCCACCCTTAAGACTTCTTCGATGGTTGTTTTACCTTCGACAACCTTTTTCATCCCATTTTGGAACATACTAACAAAACCTTCCTGAATTGCCTGTTTCATCATCTCCTCTTTGGAGGCGCTCCTGGCAATCATACTGCTGAGCGTTTCAGTGATGGGCAGTACCTCACTGATCATCTCCCGGCCCAGATAGCCGCTGCCGTTGCACTCTTTGCATCCTATACCATGGTAGAAGACCGTTTCGGGCGGAAGGTATGCTTTATACTCTTTAAGCAGGCTGGGTGGTACCTCAAGCTCTTTTTTACAGTGAGGACAGATTTTACGCACCAGACGTTGTGCCTGAACGGCAACGACGGCCCCGCTGATAAGGTAGGGTTCAATGCCCATGTCCGCCATACGGGGCAGGGCGCTGATGGCATCATTCGTATGCAGTGTTGAGATGACGAGGTGACCGGTCAAAGCCGCCTTGATCGCAATCTCCAGGGTTTCGTGGTCACGGATTTCACCGATCATGATCTTGTCCGGGTCCTGACGCAAAATGGAGCGTAGTGCTGCGGCAAAGGTCATGCCGACCTGAGGATGCACCTGGACCTGCTGAATGAGATTCATCCGGTATTCGACAGGGTCTTCAACGGTAATGACTTTATCTTCCACATTACGCAGTTCGTTGAGGGCGCCGTAAAGTGTTGTTGTTTTCCCCGAACCGGTCGGTCCGGTAACAAGGAGGATACCGTGGGGTTTTTTGAGTGCCTGGATAAGCTTTTTGTACCCATCGGTATCCATACCGGCATCTTCCAGTCGGATCAGGGCCTTCTCTTTATCCAAAATACGCATAACAATCGACTCGCCGTAGAGAATCGGCAGCGTGGAGAAACGGAAGTCATATTCACGGTCTCCGACCATGGCGGAGAAACGACCGTCCTGCGGCTTGCGCTTTTCGGCGATATCAAGATTAGAGAGGAGTTTGAAGCGCGAGGCCAGCGGCGGATAGATATCCTGGTCAAAGATGAAGATTTCGGCAAGTTTACCGTCTACCCGCGCCCGAACGACGCAGTTATTTTCTGTCGGCTCAATATGGATGTCACTGGCCCGGCTTTTGATACAGGTTTTTAGAATAACGTTGATCAGCTGCAAAATGGAGGAAGCATCTTTTTGTTCCTCCGGGGATCCAATAGTGTTGAGCTCTTTACGGATGTTGTCAACAAGACCTTTGACACTGCTTTTAATGTCGATCTTGAAAAGATAGGACTGTATCTGCTTTCCTGAAGAGATCGCTACTTGTAGTGGCTTGCGTGGAAATACACGCTGAATGGCTTCCTGGGCATCGATATTAAGCGGATCGGCGAATGCCACGGTAATACTCATATCGCTTTCTGCTACCGGCAGGGCATTGGAACGTTGCAGAAGATTCAGGGGAACACGCTCAGCGAGACGGTAATCCATATCGATCGAATCGAGATCGATATACTGGATCTCCAGGACTTCAGCCAGGTATTCGAGGACCGCCCTTTCCGGAAGGAAAGTGTACTGTTTGAGAATTTCCAGGTCATATTTGCCTGCCCGGATCTGTTCGACGACAAAACGTTTGACAAAATTGAGTGAAACGGCACCGACTTTCGTCAGTGTTTCCAGCAGAATCTCCTCTTTGACCCCGACCTTTACAAGGCGGTCAATCTGGGTCTGAGAGATATGCTTTTTTTCCAGAAGATCGTGAGTTATTCTATCCACTTCAGACTGCCTTTAACGGTAAATATGCTGTTTTGTTAATATTGTATCATAATATTCAGTGATGCCCAGATTCAGGGAGCGACCGGTACGCTGAAGGAAAAGTTGATAACTTCGACGCGCATTTTTCGGATCGCTGAAAACATAGGTATCACCGTTCCTGACAAACTTGTTTGCACTGTAGAGATCAAACACCCGCGAGAGAAGATGATCGGATGTGGGAAGGTTGAGACCGGTGATCGGTGCACGCTCCTCCAGGGCATTGAGCAAGAGATTTTTTTGCAGCAGAATCGCTGTAAAATAGGTGGCATTTTTGCGTGCCTCAGGAGAGTTTTTCAACATGACAATAGGCAGTGCAAGCCGGTCGATCCGATCGGCTTCAAGGCATGCAAAAGCATAGAGTGAGACAAACCGTTCATCGTCTTGATGGCGCTGAAGCTCTTTCACCCCTGCATTGCAGGCTTGAATGTACTGACCGTTTTGATAGAGTCTGTAGAGTCCACTGCTGTCGGAAGCGGCAAGTAGCAATGGCATGAGCGCCAAAAGTGAAGCGAAGTGCTTCATTCAAGGGCGCCTTTCTCCATCTGGTCCAGGGCGAGTTTGGCTTTGACGGAGCTGCTCTCCTGGATATAGCTTTTCAGCGTTTTGATCGCCATCTCCTTTTGATCCATTTTATAAAGTGACTTGGCGAAAATAAGCCATGAATCCTCAATCGTACTGTCAAGTTCATTGGTGATCAGCGCATAATTGTATGCCTGCTGGTAGTTGCCGATATTATAATAACGTTTGGCGACAAAGAGACTCAGAACAGGGTTCTTGCTCTTTTTGAAACGGGCAATGACGTCTTGAATGTCTTTCATGTCGTCGTCGCGCAGGATCGTCATGCCACCTGAATCTTCTACATCTTCCACGGACTCTTGGGGTCTTTCGTTACGGCTTTGCATGGCTTTGACAGCCTTCTGAGGCTGGATAGACGGCAAAGACTCTGCTTGAGGGGATGGCGCTTCAATGGTTTGGATTTCTTCTTCCGGTGGTGCTGAAATGACGGGAGCGGGAGCAGGTGCTTGTTTGACGGGCCTTGGCTTTACAGAAGGTGCAACATCCTTGATAACGGGAGCCGGTTGTGTATTAACGTGTGCATAGTAGTCCATCACATCGGATTCCATCTCTTCCATGAACTCCATAGAAGGGGTAAGTTTCATTGTGGGGGCTGCAGTTTGCTCATTCGTCGGAGAAGATGGCGTTGCATTGACTTCAGCAGTAACCACCTGAGACGGCTCGACGTCTTGAAGGGTGGACGGGACGGTCGTTGTTGTTTGAATCGAAGAAGGTTTGACCACATCGGCTGATTTGATTTCTGATGGTAGTTGTGTATCGGGCGTCATGAGCACAATGGTCACGATAATAACTGTGAGTGCAGCAACCCCACTGCCTATCATATAAGGGATCAGGCGCACACGACGATATTTTTTCCAGCGCTGTTCGAGTTCAGGAACGTTAAGCATGGATAAACCCCGTTTCAATACCTGCCATCTCGATCATCTTGCGGTTAATGGACGTATAGTTGATCTGAGTCGGTTGATTCTCTTCATACCATGATGCAATACTGAAAAGGGCGAAGAGCAGTTTGTTCGTATTTCGGTAATTGCCTTCGGTCAGTTCATGGATCCAGCGGACATTCTTGTCATTGAACATATTGGCAACATCAAAACAGTTCGACCGGAGCAGTTTTTTCTGAATGTAGATTTTCAGTTCTGCGGCGGAAGCGTTGAGCAACTCTTGTGCCTCCCAGATGCGTGATTGGAAGTGTTCTTTGGCAATAACATCTTCCTGCTCCGTTTTGTGGAGGGAGATAATAAACTTGATCTGTCGTGTGTCGGAGATGAGACGTATTTTTTCCAACAGAGCTGTCGAATACATCTGTGCTTCATCCAGCAAAATAACCGGCGCTGTTTCAAAGGTATACTGCGCAGCCAGTTCATTAAAACGTGTAAAATGAATTGGTTCGTCTGTAATGTAGTCGAAAACATCCCGTGCCAGCGAGCGGAAAAACGCGTCCTCATCCGTGATCGGAGTCTGGTAGAGAACGATTTTTTGCCGGTCATGCAGCTCTTTATAGATGCGGCTGAGCATCATACTTTTCCCTGTCCCGGGTTTGCCGAACAATAGAATCATTTTGAGGGGTTTTTTAATGGCTTCCATCAGGGATCTGTAGACGATGGCGACGCGATCAAGCTGCACGTATGCATTCGCGTCGACGACATCGAGAAAGACCTCTTTGGAAACGTCAAAGAGGTTGTTATTCTGCATTGGCCTCGTCAGCAGTTGTATTATTGGTGTCGAGTCCTACTTCTTTGTCGGTAAACTTGGTATAGCCAAGATCTGAAAGAGAGATGGTATTGTTCTCTTTCTTGATGATATGTGGCTCGATAACAATGACAAGTTCAGTCGTATCAACAGCTTTTTCTTCATATTTGAAAAGATAGCCAAGTCCCGGGATGTCGCCAAGAAGAGGGACTTTATTAGTATGCATGCTTTCAGACTTGTCAATAAGACCACCGATAACAATGCTGTTGCCGTCTTTGACAGTAACGACGGAGGCAAGCTGGCGACGATCAAGGTCCGGCGGCATAGTACGTTTTTGCTGCTCCGTTTCATCACTGTTCAACTTGATACGTGTTTGGCTGATGGACGGGTTGATTTTCAACGTAATGGTGTTGTCATTTGCGATTTCCGGAGTGATGTCCAGGAGGACGCCTGCAAAAATGGAGTTGACAACGTCATTCTGGGTTGTTTGTGATGTTCCCGAAGAACTACCTGCAAGAATGTTGGATTGCTGGATTTTATAAAATACTCAGTACCGACGGTAATCAATGCAGGTTGGTTGTTCAGAGTAAGGACCTTTGGATTTGAGATCGCATCGACATCCCCCTGTGTCTCGAGGAATTTGACCAATTCGTTTATGGTGTTCCCTCCATACATTCTCAGTAGGGATGCAGGGCCACTATAGCCACCTGCGCCTCCTGTAAGGATCTGACCTGCTGTGTCAAATTCACTGACATTGAGAGCGTCAAGTTTATCAACGGTGAGATTAAGGTTCTGAAGGGCATAGATCTGAGACCAGTCGATACCGTTTGATTTGACATCACTAAGAGTGACAGCCATCATACGCACATCAATGAGTACCTGGTACTGAATCTTTTTCTGAAGCTCTTTAAGATATTTCTCAAGACGCTGCTGTTGGCGTACTGTTGCCGTGACTGTAACAAGACCTGCATTTTTATTGACAATGGGGGCTTCCGCCTGGTAGAAGTCCGTTGGACGGTTGAGGACACGCTGCAGCTCAAGGTCAAGCTCTTCCCAGAATTTGACTTCGTCCAAGGATTCGATTTTGATACCGGACGTATTATTCTGAGTAATCTGTTTTGAACCATAACCAAGATCCTGACCGGCTCCACTGCTGCTCCCGCCACTTGATCTGTTTGAGCCACTAGTGTTGTTAGATGATGCATCTGTCGCTTGAGAACTACTCAGAAGAATGTCAGTACTACCGATACTTTTGCGGGCACTGATGATGTAGTCAATATTGTACGTCTGCGTCTCAATGAAAGAGATTTTGAGAAGATTATTCTCCAGCGTATAGTTCAGGTTGTTGTCGACGAGGAGAATATCCAAAACTTCATTCAGCGTCAGGTTTTTCAGGTTTGTCCGCTGAAGACGTTTGGACATCTTCTTTTCCGCTTCATTATCATTGATGATCAGTGTCAGTTCACACTCATCGCTCAGCTGATCAATGTACTTGGAGATCGTCATCCCTTTCGCACCGCTGATGGAAAAGAG is from Sulfurimonas sp. HSL-1656 and encodes:
- a CDS encoding type II secretion system F family protein, coding for MKYYLATVLAKGKKVQHGFYADGKKEAMYIAKVRYPGIVVNVTEGAAPLEDQLKHFKERVIGNVKKKKVKPDSLIAAIRQLAVMTNAGISVHDALNEIARAANDPVLEEIFSSIAEDINSGSSMSKSMENFRFQLGGLTLAMVELGEQTGNMAESLYQLADMLEEIRRNVIKFKKAMAYPRNVMIAMAVAFTILISYVVPQFKKIFEELHADLPLPTIILLKLEYLFNNFGPYVLAALIVFIIIFRYMLNTNREFRFRWHQLLLKTYLIKNLIMYSTLNRFTLVFSALVKAGIPIADALETSIAMIDNLPLQEKLSTVRQAVEKGSSLSEGLADTGLFENMIIQMISAGEQGGQLDSMLEKVTDYYKMRFDQIIDGLAEAIEPIMLFIIAAMVLLLALGIFLPMWSLNDAVQGRG
- a CDS encoding ATPase, T2SS/T4P/T4SS family — translated: MDRITHDLLEKKHISQTQIDRLVKVGVKEEILLETLTKVGAVSLNFVKRFVVEQIRAGKYDLEILKQYTFLPERAVLEYLAEVLEIQYIDLDSIDMDYRLAERVPLNLLQRSNALPVAESDMSITVAFADPLNIDAQEAIQRVFPRKPLQVAISSGKQIQSYLFKIDIKSSVKGLVDNIRKELNTIGSPEEQKDASSILQLINVILKTCIKSRASDIHIEPTENNCVVRARVDGKLAEIFIFDQDIYPPLASRFKLLSNLDIAEKRKPQDGRFSAMVGDREYDFRFSTLPILYGESIVMRILDKEKALIRLEDAGMDTDGYKKLIQALKKPHGILLVTGPTGSGKTTTLYGALNELRNVEDKVITVEDPVEYRMNLIQQVQVHPQVGMTFAAALRSILRQDPDKIMIGEIRDHETLEIAIKAALTGHLVISTLHTNDAISALPRMADMGIEPYLISGAVVAVQAQRLVRKICPHCKKELEVPPSLLKEYKAYLPPETVFYHGIGCKECNGSGYLGREMISEVLPITETLSSMIARSASKEEMMKQAIQEGFVSMFQNGMKKVVEGKTTIEEVLRVAKE
- a CDS encoding ATP-binding protein — its product is MQNNNLFDVSKEVFLDVVDANAYVQLDRVAIVYRSLMEAIKKPLKMILLFGKPGTGKSMMLSRIYKELHDRQKIVLYQTPITDEDAFFRSLARDVFDYITDEPIHFTRFNELAAQYTFETAPVILLDEAQMYSTALLEKIRLISDTRQIKFIISLHKTEQEDVIAKEHFQSRIWEAQELLNASAAELKIYIQKKLLRSNCFDVANMFNDKNVRWIHELTEGNYRNTNKLLFALFSIASWYEENQPTQINYTSINRKMIEMAGIETGFIHA
- a CDS encoding secretin N-terminal domain-containing protein → MKNMTPFQKINKSLTSVAAAVLLASSVQAADCTYELFSISGAKGMTISKYIDQLSDECELTLIINDNEAEKKMSKRLQRTNLKNLTLNEVLDILLVDNNLNYTLENNLLKISFIETQTYNIDYIISARKSIGSTDILLSSSQATDASSNNTSGSNRSSGGSSSGAGQDLGYGSKQITQNNTSGIKIESLDEVKFWEELDLELQRVLNRPTDFYQAEAPIVNKNAGLVTVTATVRQQQRLEKYLKELQKKIQYQVLIDVRMMAVTLSDVKSNGIDWSQIYALQNLNLTVDKLDALNVSEFDTAGQILTGGAGGYSGPASLLRMYGGNTINELVKFLETQGDVDAISNPKVLTLNNQPALITVGTEYFIKSSNPTFLQVVLREHHKQPRMTLSTPFLQASSWTSLRKSQMTTPLR